One part of the Bacteroidota bacterium genome encodes these proteins:
- a CDS encoding T9SS type A sorting domain-containing protein: MKPFLIAIFGFIQVVETFNVCAQTWQPVGNGFDFAVFSLAGDPLNNRLYAGGQFDTANGSPCSRIAQWNGTTWDTIGTGLSNGYVSALAMYNNQLYAGGSFTNAGNKIRKFFSRWNGTSWDSIGFTTGNCNVKNLTVYNGELYIGGGFATAGGITVNNIAQFNGTLFDSVLSGTNNVVNAMAVYNSELYVGGQFDTADGMAASYIAKWNGTTWSTVGGGTNGSVYSLEVYNGKLYAGGTFSLAGANPVSNIAVWDGINWTSVGSGTNNSVIALLSFSGNLYAGGWFTNAGGNPANYVAVWNGTNWSAMAGGMNNTVRVLGTYNGEIYAGGFFTQADTNIVNYIAKWEKAVGVNEPTVSDLLFTVYPNPNSGKFQISDFGFQISNIEIYNTMGEKVYEESPHQKESKKINITIPSELGQGIYFLQINAEHSTSSVQKLIIAR; encoded by the coding sequence ATGAAACCTTTTCTAATTGCAATTTTTGGATTTATACAGGTGGTAGAAACTTTTAATGTGTGCGCTCAAACATGGCAGCCCGTTGGCAATGGTTTTGATTTTGCTGTGTTTTCTCTTGCAGGCGATCCATTAAATAATCGCTTATATGCAGGCGGGCAGTTTGATACAGCCAATGGCTCGCCTTGCAGCCGTATCGCACAATGGAACGGAACAACTTGGGATACAATAGGAACAGGATTATCTAACGGTTATGTGAGTGCGCTTGCTATGTATAACAATCAACTTTACGCAGGCGGCTCATTTACGAATGCAGGAAACAAGATTAGAAAATTTTTTTCCAGATGGAACGGCACCAGTTGGGATTCGATAGGATTTACTACCGGTAACTGCAATGTAAAAAACCTTACTGTTTACAATGGAGAACTTTACATTGGCGGTGGCTTCGCTACTGCCGGAGGAATTACAGTGAACAACATCGCACAATTCAATGGCACGCTGTTCGATTCTGTTCTCAGCGGAACAAATAATGTGGTAAATGCTATGGCAGTTTACAATAGTGAACTTTATGTAGGTGGGCAGTTTGATACAGCAGATGGAATGGCTGCAAGTTATATTGCCAAGTGGAATGGAACCACTTGGTCAACTGTTGGCGGAGGAACGAATGGTTCCGTATATTCACTTGAAGTTTATAACGGGAAATTATATGCTGGCGGCACATTCTCGCTGGCAGGCGCAAACCCCGTCAGCAATATTGCTGTATGGGATGGAATCAATTGGACTTCTGTTGGAAGCGGAACAAACAATTCAGTAATTGCTTTGCTTTCTTTTTCAGGAAATTTATATGCAGGCGGATGGTTTACAAACGCAGGAGGAAATCCTGCTAATTATGTTGCTGTTTGGAATGGAACCAACTGGTCTGCGATGGCTGGCGGAATGAACAATACTGTGCGTGTACTGGGAACTTACAACGGTGAAATTTATGCAGGAGGATTCTTCACCCAAGCAGATACAAACATCGTCAACTACATTGCAAAATGGGAAAAAGCGGTTGGAGTAAATGAGCCTACGGTTTCTGATTTACTGTTTACAGTTTATCCTAATCCAAATTCAGGAAAGTTTCAGATTTCGGATTTCGGATTTCAGATTTCAAACATTGAAATCTACAACACCATGGGAGAAAAAGTGTATGAAGAAAGTCCCCACCAAAAAGAAAGTAAGAAAATAAATATTACTATCCCTTCAGAGTTGGGGCAAGGAATTTATTTTCTACAAATTAATGCTGAGCATTCAACAAGTTCAGTTCAAAAACTTATCATTGCACGGTAA
- a CDS encoding endonuclease — protein sequence MVGEFNKIIKIMKLLPLLCIITCSFCFAQIPPGYYNSAQGLTGNNLKIALHNIIKNHSVISYNSLWNVYTKTDKMPNGKVWDIYSDVPSGTPPYEFTFGTDQCGSYSNEGDCYNREHSWPQSWFNSVNGPVSDLFQVYPTDGKVNGQRNNYPYGDVGIASWTSLNGSKLGSCSDTGYSLTVFEPIDEYKGDLARTYFYMSTRYYSEDAGWSSSGATNKSDILPWQVNVLLQWHHQDSVSAKEIARNDSIYYLFQNNRNPYIDNPQWADSIWKTTVFAFVNEIKYENSFSIYPNPATDFLFIEKKSLFTPVSYKIFNSMGFLVSIGKIESNKIEISKLNAGIYFIQIMTDKGNFGSKFIKQ from the coding sequence ATGGTTGGGGAATTTAATAAAATAATAAAAATAATGAAACTTCTTCCGCTTCTGTGTATTATTACATGTAGTTTTTGTTTCGCACAGATTCCTCCGGGATATTACAATTCAGCACAGGGATTAACAGGCAATAATTTAAAAATTGCTTTACATAATATTATAAAGAATCATTCTGTGATTTCTTATAATTCATTATGGAATGTCTATACGAAAACAGATAAAATGCCAAATGGAAAAGTATGGGATATATACAGCGATGTTCCTTCTGGCACACCACCCTACGAATTTACTTTTGGTACTGATCAATGCGGAAGCTATAGCAATGAAGGCGATTGTTATAACCGTGAGCATAGCTGGCCGCAAAGCTGGTTTAATTCTGTAAACGGACCTGTCTCCGATTTGTTTCAAGTTTATCCTACTGATGGAAAAGTAAACGGGCAACGCAACAATTATCCTTATGGCGATGTTGGCATTGCAAGTTGGACAAGTTTAAATGGCAGCAAATTAGGATCTTGCTCTGACACAGGATACAGTCTTACCGTTTTTGAACCAATAGACGAATATAAAGGAGATTTAGCAAGAACTTATTTTTATATGAGCACACGTTACTATTCTGAAGATGCAGGATGGTCTTCATCAGGCGCAACCAACAAATCTGATATATTGCCCTGGCAGGTAAATGTTTTATTGCAATGGCATCATCAGGATTCTGTGAGCGCTAAAGAGATTGCCAGAAATGATTCCATTTATTACCTTTTTCAAAATAACAGAAATCCATATATTGATAATCCGCAATGGGCAGACAGTATATGGAAAACAACGGTCTTTGCTTTTGTAAATGAAATCAAATACGAAAACTCATTTTCAATTTATCCTAATCCGGCAACTGATTTTCTTTTTATTGAGAAAAAATCCTTATTTACTCCTGTTTCATATAAGATATTTAACAGCATGGGGTTTTTAGTCAGTATCGGAAAAATAGAAAGCAATAAGATAGAAATATCAAAGTTAAACGCGGGAATCTATTTCATTCAAATCATGACAGACAAGGGAAATTTCGGGAGCAAATTCATTAAGCAATAG
- a CDS encoding (Fe-S)-binding protein, giving the protein MSELKVKTMAEYTAFGEQPEILFWVGCAGSFDDRAKKITRAIVKILNHVGMKFAVLGTEESCSGDPAKRAGNEFLFQLQAMNNITVMNNYSVKKIVTGCPHCFNTLKNEYPSLGGNYEVIHHTQLIQQLIDSGRLKIKKDSSSLPNGEGRGGAIIYHDACYLGRANDVYEAPRAVIKNLEVNLEEMKRSKENGFCCGAGGAQMFKDAEKGNKDVNIERTEEALSHSPNVIATACPFCMTMITDGVKHFNKEQEVKVMDVAELMANSLT; this is encoded by the coding sequence ATGAGCGAACTGAAAGTAAAAACAATGGCAGAGTACACAGCGTTTGGCGAACAGCCCGAAATTCTTTTTTGGGTTGGCTGCGCTGGCTCTTTTGATGACAGGGCAAAAAAAATAACACGTGCCATTGTAAAAATATTAAATCATGTAGGGATGAAGTTTGCTGTGCTCGGAACAGAAGAATCTTGCTCAGGCGATCCTGCAAAACGTGCCGGCAATGAATTTCTTTTCCAGCTGCAGGCAATGAATAACATCACAGTGATGAATAATTATTCCGTAAAAAAAATTGTTACGGGATGCCCGCATTGTTTTAATACGCTGAAGAATGAATATCCATCGCTGGGAGGAAATTACGAAGTGATTCATCACACGCAACTCATTCAACAACTTATTGATAGCGGCAGATTGAAAATAAAGAAAGATTCTTCCTCCCTCCCCAATGGAGAGGGTCGGGGTGGGGCTATTATTTATCACGATGCCTGTTATCTTGGCAGAGCCAACGATGTGTATGAAGCGCCCCGTGCGGTGATAAAAAATCTTGAAGTGAACCTTGAAGAAATGAAACGCTCTAAAGAAAACGGTTTCTGCTGCGGAGCAGGCGGAGCACAGATGTTCAAGGATGCAGAGAAAGGAAACAAGGATGTGAATATTGAACGCACCGAAGAAGCGCTTTCACATTCTCCAAATGTAATTGCCACTGCTTGTCCGTTTTGTATGACGATGATAACGGATGGAGTAAAGCATTTCAATAAAGAGCAGGAAGTTAAAGTAATGGATGTGGCTGAGTTAATGGCAAACAGCCTGACCTAA
- a CDS encoding phosphoheptose isomerase: MTEFKLIQAEKNGKKISPILPSHVKNFLVDIDGTVGEDIPNEEPERMEDAEVYPDALIKVNQWFNEGHIITFFTSRTETHREVTERWLKKCGFKYHGLLMGKPRGGNYHWIDNHIVRATKYNGKFTELKNKNATIQVFEE; the protein is encoded by the coding sequence ATGACAGAATTTAAACTCATACAAGCTGAAAAAAATGGAAAAAAGATTTCTCCTATTCTTCCTTCGCACGTAAAAAACTTTCTGGTTGATATAGACGGAACGGTTGGAGAAGATATTCCTAATGAAGAACCCGAAAGAATGGAAGATGCAGAAGTTTATCCGGATGCACTAATAAAAGTTAATCAGTGGTTTAATGAAGGACACATCATTACATTTTTCACTTCACGCACAGAAACACACAGAGAAGTTACTGAACGCTGGCTGAAAAAATGCGGATTCAAATATCACGGATTGCTGATGGGAAAGCCCAGAGGAGGAAATTACCATTGGATAGACAATCATATCGTTCGCGCAACAAAATACAATGGTAAGTTTACCGAGTTGAAAAATAAAAATGCAACAATACAAGTCTTTGAAGAATGA